The Amblyraja radiata isolate CabotCenter1 chromosome 39, sAmbRad1.1.pri, whole genome shotgun sequence sequence CCCACCTCCATGAGCATTTTTAACTCGGAATCAAACAACGCCTACAATCAGATGGGTGGAGGTAAGAAGTCTTACAGTTTTGATTTATCCGAAGGCAATGTAAATAAAGTGACATTGTCGCGCACGCGGATGCATTAaaagctcccccctccccccgggtgCATGTAATAGTGAATATATTAATCTATAGATATGTAATTATATCTTAAACTTGTGCAGCACATATATATTTGCAAGAAACCTATGTTGAGTTCAAGCGAAATCAGTGTGAGCCACAATGATTACTACGCTCCACGGTGGATTTTGGCATAATCTGGAATTCCACATTATATTCATGGATAGACACAGATATAATAGTTGTGTGGCCTCAAATTATCCGATATATTGGACGGCTCTATGGCGCAGAATTGGTTAAATGCACTGTAGTAAATGTAACACCCCGtgctcaacatttgtaacaatatTCCTATAGTCAACATTACATTTTGTATTCTGGAATAAAGTAATTAATAGGGGATTAATAAATATCTACCCATTATACATCACGCTGCTTTAAAATAGTTCCAGTGACATTATACAGTGATGTTATGTTAATACATGAGTTCTGGTATCTTGGTATAATGGAGTCCCTGAACTAATTAAAGCCCTCACTATAATGTGACTTTACAACTGTCGACCAAACGCGTTATATTTAAACATAATATATCTCACTATAACAATATTACGAGAGAGCCTACATTGTGAGATATTGAACACCATTGGATGGCAGCGGCTTTAATGTACAAAAACATGTACAATAACATGTCGTGCGTTTTTTCTGCCAATTTATTCTGCTGCTAATTCTGTACGAGAGGAGTTACCTGCTAAATAAAATATGGGGCTTCATTAGTTACACGTCTCTGCACTGTGATCACTTCGACTAGAAGTGATGAGCGGGTAGCATTGAGTCGCGTACGCGCGGTGGCTTTGGCATTGTAGCATCTTGTCTATGGTGCCGGCTCCGTTGCGGTTTACTACCGCCAAACGCTAACACAATAAAAATCATAATGGTTCAGCTGAATAGTGCAAGGAGTTTGTTTGAACTTTAAGGTCAGGTGTTATTGTCCACTGCTTCAGAAAATGTATCCAAGATATTCTTGTCGTCACTCGGGAAACTAATGTTAAACCTTCTCCTTTCCCCCACATTCAGACGGTCTTCTGGACGTTGCAATGGAGAAAGGGACCCAGGACATGAACTATTCCCACCCTTTCCAAAACTCCAACCGGAACCAGACTCTCACATACTTGGGCAAATTCGCCTTCGACTCCCCGCCTGGGCCACTTGGAGGCTCGAACTGGTGTTCGGAAAACATCATCAACTTGGCGGGCCTCTTCGGGGTCTCTCATTCCCCCTCCACCAGCACTCAGACGTCCACCGCCTGCACCATGGTACAGAACCAAGGCGAGATGGAGCAGCTTTACCAAGGACCGACGCCTTATCCACAATGCAATGAGATGTACCAGGAGCAGGTCTACCACACACCCCCAAACCCCAGCAACAATCTCTACTCCAACCAGGAGTATCACTCCAAACCTCCCCAGGACGCCAACATATTCTCCGTTATTCCGGATTACAATATGTTCCACCACCAGAACGACCTGGCGTCCATAGCGGATCACAAACATTTCCCAGCTTCAGTAGATCCCATCAggatcccccctcctctcactccaCTAACGACCATCAAAGCCTACACGGATTCCAAGCAGATGCCAGCCAGCTTTAGTTCCCACCCGCAGCAATTGACCCTCAAGCCCATTCGGCCAAGGAAGTACCCCAACCGGCCCAGCAAGACACCAGTCCACGAAAGGCCCCACGCTTGCCCGGCCGAGGGCTGCGACCGCAGGTTCTCCAGGTCCGACGAGCTGACCAGGCACCTGAGGATTCACACGGGCCACAAACCCTTCCAGTGCCGCATCTGCATGAGGAGTTTCAGCCGCAGCGACCACCTCACCACCCACATCAGGACCCACACTGGGGAGAAGCCCTTCAGCTGCGACTTCTGCGGGCGCAAGTTCGCCCGGAGCGACGAGCGCAAGAGACACGCCAAGATTCATCTCAAGCAGAAGGAGAAAAAAATGGACAAGAATCCCTCGGCGCCCATCCCGGCCGCGGCAGCGGGAGCCCCGGTGACAAGCTGTGCTTAGACTGTCGTCTCTCAATGCGCAAAAACGCGAGAGGTTGAATTGTACTCAAGCTGCTCCAAGCGGCGCCCATTGCTTCGCCAAGATAACGCATTGGGGCTCTTGCACCTTTTACTCCGGGGGCCAAATTTCCTGGCGGCGCAACGtgaatggcacccaaaccccgccTGTTGGTTGTCCGATGCGACCTGGTCCGTCTCTCCTGGACGTTCCGCCGAACTCTGGCGGATCTGCTCGGCGCAAATTTTGACGAGTACACCGTTCCAGTCGCACCCCCCTCCCGCAAACGTTTTAGCGCAATTTCGGCGCAGCTTCTGAAAGCAGGACGGTGGGATATATTTAACACTCCGGTGTGGAGCAACACATCAGTAACAATATTGTCGAAGATTAAGTTTAACGTCAGATCTTTAACGCGGTGAGAAGATCCTCTGGTCTCTTCCGATGTGTTATTTGAAGCACATGACTACTATTGGACTACACTGACcctattccacacacacacacacacacagttgacTTTTATTGAGCAAACTTTTGATAATCCATCATGCTCACCTTcagtaagggtcccgacccgaaacatcacctatccatgttccccagagatgctgcatgacccgctgagttactccagcacttcgtgtctttttGTGAACCTGCAGTTTCTACGTCTTCGCCATCAATGCTTTGTTGGTACAGACTACACAATTCAGCATTACATTTACAGTGGGATTAGACCCTGGTCACTCACTTTACTCAATATGCATTTGAAACAAAGACTCCTTTGGCATTTGGTGGCCGGACAACGTTCACGGTGGACTCCTAACAGTTAATTACACCATATAAATATTTCTATGAATAGGTCAAGATGCACTTACGTTTTCTTCATTGTTGTGTAAAAGACCCGCGGTCAGACAGATCGCGTGTGGTGTGTTCTGAAGTCTCCTTTGAAACGCCGCCGTCATTTTTGACTTTGTGTATGAGTGTACATCTCGGTGTTAGATGACCAGCAGGAGAGGGTTGGCTCCGGGGAGGAATTTTGACGAGAGAACAGGAGCCATCCGTTATAACACTTCACCACGTGTCCAATCAGAACTTTTGTTGTGTTGGTACTTTTCCCCCTTACCTTTCTTTGTCATATTATTCCACACATTAACAAGGGAGCATTTTGGCGCCCAGTCATTAATATGAAAGCATGTTACTTACTGCACGATGGCATTTTTCTTGGGAACCATACGCATAAAAAAAGTTTTAGGCTTCTCTTTCAAAGCAGATGGTTTCCTTTTGCTCTTTACGGTTTAAATGTCTGCATGTGGGGGGAAAAAATTGTCAGACATGGGATCAAAGTGGTTTGATATTAACAGTTAAGGAGAAACCTGTGAGAAATGTTTTTTCCTGGAAATTTTTTGCATAAAGTACAGTATTTTGAACAGAGATGTATTATATTTTGTGGCTTTATTTTTAAGATTTTATTGTATCTTATAATAAGGTACAAGCTTGAATTTGTGAAGAGATAGTGATTACCCACCAATGTTCTCATTggcttattgtctattgtaatgcaAATACTGTAATTTAGTTTAAAGTATAAGCATTTGGAAGATAGCTGATGCATTGTTGTACCATTTGCACTGTGCGCAAATGTTGAGACATACTGTAAATATATTGTGTTTGCCGAGCAAagttcctttgtgttttattcatggCTTCATTCACTTTATTAGGACATCAAATTCAGAAACGCCTTCTGTTGGCCTATATCTGGTTGTGCATCAtctcaaaggtggacacaaagagtaactcagagggtcagtcagcatctgtggagaaaaggaatagagaaAAGGAAGGGTCTAGATGCTGCTTTAGACCGAGAGTTAGGGGTGAGGgggactagaggtatgaaaaggtacagagcaaatcagagctggcaatgAAGGCAGGGCCatcttaacgcatgggcacgctgggcagttgtccggggccccacgagcataggggccccatgctaatctatgtattgtagaatgttattgcaGAACAAGAAAACGCAGAAGAACATCacaagtgcatgacggcatatttgattccGTATAAAGAAACTGGACGTGTAGtggccccagtgcactgctttgcccaggggcctataatgctgttaagaccGCCCTGAATGGAGGGCtatctgtactttggtacacgtgacaattaactaaactgaaattgaactgaactgaacagtaaaactagcaggatgattagggtggaggaaggacagagagagagagagggaatgtgagggttatttgaaattagtgaaatcaatattcataccgctgggttgttagctgcccaagcaaaatttgaggtgctgttcctccaatttgcatcactctgacaatggagcaggcccaggacagaaaggtcagtgtgggaatgggatggggtgtTAAACCTTCTCTCAGCCCAGTCCGAAGAAGCCCAAACCAAAACGTTCCACACCTTTTtcactccacaaatgctgcctgacctgttgagttccttcagcatgttgtgttttgcccaagattccagcatcagcagttccttgtgtctccttatgAGTCcccaataaaatcagaaaatgctcagcagatcaggcaacatctgtaaagagagaaatagagtttacatttcaggtcaattgatatttttcatatttccaacatgccattatatttcagattttcactGTTTGATTCAATATCATCCCTCGCTTGCCATTTCAATATTAAACATTCAACTTTATGAAAATCATGAACAATCCAAATCTTTGTCAGAGTAGGTAGAAGGTGACCCAAAAAATTTATGAAAAGGCTTAATAGGGTGAAAGAGAGAGGGTTCTAGTTCTGGTGGGGAATTCAACCAAGAGGATATCAATTCAAGATAGTAGATTAAATGGTGGTGAATTCAATTAAATAAATCAAGAGTgtctttctcacccagagagttgtgaactggCTCCCATCTGGAAAGGCTGAGGCACGAAGAATGGATACAATGATTAGAAATTTGGATGAGTGCAGGAAAGGAAAATGTCACAGATAGGTGGGATGAAGTAGtctagttcattgtcatgtgtactgaggggaaacgctatacatgattataattgaagcatccacagtgtacagatacatgataaaggggataacatttaatacaagataaagtccagaatcACATGGCTGCAtgatgacacagcagtagagttcctgTCTTACCCcgatggagacccaggttcgatcctgacaatgggtgctgtctgtacgttctccttgtgaccttgtgggttgtctccgggtattctaacttcctcccacactccaaagatgtacaggtaagttagtaggttaattggctttggtaaaaattgtaaattgtccctattgcgtaggatggtgttattgtgcaaggatcgctggtcgacgcagacttggtgggccaaagggcctgtttccatgctgtatctctaaactaaactagtccgaataaagatagtccaagtgtctccaataagataggtagtagctcaggactgctctctagttgttgataggatggttcagttcttgataacagctgggaagaaactgtccctgaatctggactggattagaatataaaaagCAAAATGTGGTAGACGCTGGAAATCTCATGAAAAGAATGCTGGATGCACTcagtaaatcaggcagcatcggtgaagAAAGAAACAGAATTCTGTTTCGGGTTGAAGCCTATTCACACCAGCAGAACATGTTTTCATTTGCAAGGAGAGGATCGGTGGGTGAGGGAGAGGACAGTGATTGCCTGCAATAAAATGGAAATCAGGAGAAAAAAGAATGAAAAACACCGTGGCTGTCCTGGTTGAGAAAGAATGGTGATGGTTTGACCGTTTCTGCAGCTAGTATACTTTAAATCTTCCCATAAAATAACTTCCCCATAAAATAACTTAAAATAATTTATGTATCATCAAAGTCAATAAATATGAAGAGAGTTTGGAGTTTCTAAATATTATGCTCACACTTCCAGCAAAGTATTTCTCCAAAATTCAGCTAAATTTGCAATAATTGTTCCCACATATAAGTAACCAAAGAAACCAATGATACAAGTAAATGGTTTAAAAGTCATTTTCCAAAGATCATTTTCAGAAATTGATGGTTTAATTGTAACCCTAATTGTTGTCGTTCTGTTACGCCTGTTATCAAATGACAATGATCCTTTAAAATTGGGATCAAGGAAAGAGAGTTCACGTCGCGGCTCTGTTTccgccaatctttccaccaccacgcacaagaagcacaagatagacaccattgtgtgcagatgccgagaagcgtgtggctgaacaacttctaatcttgtatgtggactcgataagaagaagaagttcctATGAAATTGATTCTTGGGATTGTAGTGAGCCTTTGCTTAACCATTCACTTTAAAGACTTATTTATTGCCtcataaaattaactaaaatgtCTGATGAAGCTGCAATATCGAGAGGAgagtttcaattttatttttcaagAGGAGGACTAGAAAAAATTCAAACAATGTAAAGTTGGTTTCATAATACTGTGGAACAATTTAATATACGCTGAACATAAAAGCCTTTAATTATTTACTGAATTTCATAACATATTGTGGAGCTCAAGCCTGTATAAATTGGCACTTATAGGAAAAGTTATATACAATTTGTTGTTATTTGAATTACCTTAGGAAAGCCAGGTAGAAAGATAATGAAGAATATGCTGAGATTGTGGTGGATACAGCATAAATTTAGTCTTATTAAAGCAGAGTTTTATTATTGCAAGCCATGGTGGCAAGAATACTCCATGCAGGAAATCGAaagacatacctccagattcagggatagtttcttccctgttgtaatcaggcaactgaaccatcctatctgtaactagagagcaatcctgagctactatccacctcttgtagactctcggactatctttaattggaatttactggactaaacgttattccctttatcctgtatctgtacactatagacaacttgattgtaatcattccgctgactggatagcacgcaataaaaaagcttttcactgtacctcgtcacacgtgacaataaactagactaatgAACTAATAAAATACACACATCAAGAACTTGGCAGAGATTTGGTGAATGACCAACACATGGGAAAGGTTACCTCATATCATTTTTGGTCCTTACACCAAGCATGCTACATTTGTATCATCTGATTCTCAACTCTT is a genomic window containing:
- the egr3 gene encoding early growth response protein 3; this encodes MTGKIVEKIPVTMSGLLNHLQDNIYPEDDISSAVPTSMSIFNSESNNAYNQMGGDGLLDVAMEKGTQDMNYSHPFQNSNRNQTLTYLGKFAFDSPPGPLGGSNWCSENIINLAGLFGVSHSPSTSTQTSTACTMVQNQGEMEQLYQGPTPYPQCNEMYQEQVYHTPPNPSNNLYSNQEYHSKPPQDANIFSVIPDYNMFHHQNDLASIADHKHFPASVDPIRIPPPLTPLTTIKAYTDSKQMPASFSSHPQQLTLKPIRPRKYPNRPSKTPVHERPHACPAEGCDRRFSRSDELTRHLRIHTGHKPFQCRICMRSFSRSDHLTTHIRTHTGEKPFSCDFCGRKFARSDERKRHAKIHLKQKEKKMDKNPSAPIPAAAAGAPVTSCA